The proteins below come from a single Phocoena sinus isolate mPhoSin1 chromosome 2, mPhoSin1.pri, whole genome shotgun sequence genomic window:
- the VRTN gene encoding vertnin translates to MTSREQLVQQVLQELQEAVESEGLEGLVGAALEAKQVLSSFALPTGREGGPGPQVLEVDSVALSLYPEDAPRNMLPLVCKGEGSLLFEAASMLLWGNAGLSLELRARTVVEMLLHRHYYLQGMIDSKVMLQAVRYSLCSEESPEMTSLPSTTLEAIFDADVKATCFPSSFSNVWHLYALASVLQRNIYSIYPLRNLKIRPYFNRVIRPRRCDHMPATLHIMWAGQPLTSQLFRHQYFAPVVGLEEVEAESASPGRAPTPTALAPLPPLAKTLELLNREPGLSYSHLGERYSITKSTFYRWRRQSQEHRQKVATRFSAKHFLQDSFHRGGVVPLQQFLQRFPEISRSTYYAWKHELLGSGACRALAPKEELTMEELEKLPEQQVAKGLGCSSSAMSSPGVVLMQRAKLYLEHCISLNTLVPYRCFKRRFPGISRSTYYNWRRKALRRNPSFKPAPALSVAGASQPASVGEEALLPWKSEAGEGAGKATGGGSPAPREFQPLRMPLSRWQRRLRRAARKQVLSGHLPFCRFRLRYPSLSPSTFWVWKSLARGWPRSLSKLQIQAPSLGKGGMKEAEEKREKEAGRNVTAAMAPPAGSLRVAASPGEDPGKALGGPSREGALQEGATAQGRPPSGSLSSHPVVAAAAGGRDGQVLVMDMLATTKFKAQAKLFLQKRFQSKSFPSYKEFSALFPLTARSTYYMWKRALYDGLTLVDG, encoded by the coding sequence ATGACATCCCGGGAGCAGCTGGTGCAGCAGGTGCTGCAGGAGCTGCAGGAGGCAGTGGAGTCCGAGGGCCTGGAGGGTCTCGTTGGTGCTGCTCTGGAGGCCAAGCAGGTCCTGTCTTCCTTCGCTCTCCCCACCGGCCGGGAGGGAGGCCCCGGCCCCCAGGTGCTGGAGGTGGACTCGGTGGCCCTGAGCCTGTACCCAGAGGATGCTCCCCGGAACATGTTGCCGCTGGTGTGCAAGGGCGAGGGCAGCCTGCTGTTCGAGGCGGCCAGCATGCTGCTGTGGGGCAACGCGGGCCTCAGCCTGGAGCTGCGGGCCCGCACGGTGGTGGAGATGCTGCTGCACCGGCACTACTACCTCCAGGGCATGATTGACTCCAAGGTGATGCTGCAGGCCGTGCGCTATTCCCTGTGCTCTGAGGAGTCCCCGGAGATGACCAGCCTGCCGTCCACCACGCTAGAGGCCATCTTTGATGCGGACGTCAAGGCCACCTGCTTTCCTAGCAGCTTCTCCAACGTGTGGCACTTGTACGCCCTCGCCTCCGTCCTTCAGCGCAACATCTACTCCATCTACCCCTTGCGCAACCTCAAGATCCGGCCATACTTTAACCGCGTCATCCGGCCCCGCCGCTGCGACCACATGCCCGCCACGCTGCACATCATGTGGGCCGGCCAGCCCCTCACCAGCCAGCTCTTCCGCCACCAGTACTTTGCCCCCgtggtggggctggaggaggtggaggctgAAAGTGCCAGCCCCGGCCGGGCCCCGACTCCCACTGCCCTGGCCCCGCTGCCCCCGCTCGCCAAGACCCTGGAGCTGCTTAACCGGGAACCTGGCCTCAGCTACTCCCACCTCGGTGAGCGCTACAGCATCACCAAGAGCACCTTCTACCGCTGGCGGCGGCAGTCCCAGGAGCACCGGCAGAAGGTGGCCACCCGCTTCTCGGCCAAGCACTTCCTGCAGGACAGCTTCCACCGCGGGGGTGTCGTGCCGCTGCAGCAGTTCCTCCAGAGGTTCCCCGAGATCTCCCGCTCCACCTATTATGCCTGGAAGCACGAGCTCTTGGGTTCTGGCGCCTGCCGTGCCCTGGCCCCCAAGGAGGAGCTGACCATGGAGGAGCTGGAAAAGCTGCCAGAGCAGCAGGTTGCCAAGGGGCTGGGGTGCTCCTCGTCGGCCATGTCAAGCCCTGGAGTGGTCTTAATGCAGCGGGCCAAGTTGTACCTGGAGCACTGCATCTCCCTGAATACACTGGTACCCTATCGCTGCTTCAAACGCAGGTTCCCCGGCATCTCCCGGTCCACCTACTACAATTGGCGCCGAAAGGCTCTCCGAAGAAACCCCAGCTTCAAGCCTGCACCAGCCCTCTCGGTAGCCGGGGCTTCCCAGCCAGCATCTGTTGGGGAAGAGGCCTTGCTCCCTTGGAAGAGTGAGGcaggagaaggggcagggaaAGCAACGGGTGGGGGATCACCTGCCCCCCGGGAGTTCCAACCCCTGAGGATGCCCCTGTCCCGTTGGCAGAGGCGCCTGCGCAGGGCAGCCCGCAAGCAGGTGCTCAGTGGGCACCTCCCTTTCTGTCGCTTCCGCCTCCGCTACCCGAGCCTGTCTCCCTCCACCTTTTGGGTCTGGAAGAGCCTTGCCCGGGGCTGGCCCAGAAGTCTGTCCAAGCTCCAGATACAGGCCCCCAGCTTGGGCAAAGGGGGCATGAAGGAAGCGGAGGAGAAACGGGAGAAAGAAGCTGGTAGGAATGTGACAGCTGCCATGGCCCCACCTGCAGGGAGCCTGCGGGTGGCGGCTTCTCCAGGAGAGGATccagggaaggccctgggagGGCCTTCCAGAGAGGGGGCCCTGCAAGAGGGGGCCACGGCCCAGGGCCGGCCCCCCAGTGGGTCCCTGTCCAGCCACCCTGTGGTGGCAGCAGCGGCGGGTGGCAGGGACGGCCAGGTGCTGGTGATGGACATGCTCGCCACCACGAAGTTCAAGGCCCAGGCCAAGCTGTTCCTGCAGAAGCGCTTCCAGTCCAAGAGCTTCCCCTCCTACAAGGAGTTCAGTGCCCTCTTCCCCCTCACCGCCCGCTCTACCTACTACATGTGGAAGCGTGCCCTCTACGATGGCCTCACCCTGGTGGATGGCTGA